One region of Jonesiaceae bacterium BS-20 genomic DNA includes:
- a CDS encoding acyl-CoA carboxylase epsilon subunit, which translates to MNTQDAPLDPTTSAAVQVVGGLPNDIEVAALVAGLAAVASGTEEVLEEPLAPSQWQNRARRLNAQPLARGADQWRWSAHF; encoded by the coding sequence GTGAATACACAAGACGCCCCGCTCGACCCAACTACGAGCGCTGCTGTTCAAGTCGTTGGCGGTTTGCCCAACGATATTGAAGTAGCCGCGCTTGTTGCCGGATTAGCCGCTGTGGCATCGGGAACCGAAGAAGTACTCGAGGAGCCTTTGGCCCCAAGCCAATGGCAAAACCGTGCCCGGCGCTTAAACGCCCAACCGCTGGCTCGTGGCGCCGACCAATGGCGTTGGTCTGCCCACTTCTAA
- a CDS encoding acyl-CoA carboxylase subunit beta: MTDLSTTAGKLADLAGRYQLAVDDHEAAAREKQHARNKKTARERIEALLDPDSFVELDAFAMHRSTNFGLDKKRIAGDGVITGYGTVDGRQVCIYSQDFTSFGGSLGEVHGEKITKVMDMALSTGVPLIGISDGGGARIQEGVAGLTQFAEIFRRNVAASGVIPQISLILGPSAGGAVYSPALTDFIVMADGTSNMFITGPDVIRSVTGEDVGFEELGGARTHNERSGVAHYMGTDEDDAIDYVRSLISYLPQNNLSDPPSFAPETDLEITEIDQALDTLIPDSDNQPYDMATVIESVVDDGVFLEVSPLYAKNVLIGFGHIEGQSVGIVANQPMSMAGTLDINAAEKAARFVRTCDAFNIPIVTLVDVPGFLPGTDQEWNGIIRRGAKLIFAYAEATVPLVTLITRKAYGGAYIVMGSKQLGADINLAWPTAQIAVMGAGGAVNILQRNALKTVADAGGDVEAERAKLTAEYEEAIVNPWDAAQRGYVDAVIAPHETRAQITRALRALRTKRASLPAKKHGNIPL; encoded by the coding sequence GTGACTGATCTATCGACTACCGCCGGAAAACTTGCCGACCTTGCGGGCCGCTACCAACTAGCCGTTGACGACCACGAGGCTGCTGCCAGAGAAAAACAGCATGCCCGGAACAAGAAGACCGCGCGGGAGCGCATTGAAGCCTTGCTGGACCCGGACTCCTTTGTAGAGTTGGACGCATTTGCCATGCACCGGTCCACCAATTTTGGACTGGACAAGAAGCGCATTGCCGGCGACGGAGTCATCACCGGGTACGGCACGGTCGACGGCCGCCAGGTGTGCATCTACTCCCAGGACTTCACCTCCTTTGGTGGGTCTCTCGGCGAAGTGCACGGAGAGAAAATCACCAAGGTCATGGACATGGCCCTCAGCACGGGCGTGCCCCTCATTGGTATTTCCGATGGTGGCGGTGCTCGTATCCAAGAGGGTGTGGCCGGCCTGACCCAGTTTGCGGAGATCTTCAGGCGCAACGTTGCCGCCTCGGGGGTCATCCCGCAGATCTCACTCATTCTTGGCCCGTCTGCGGGTGGCGCGGTGTACTCCCCCGCACTGACCGACTTCATTGTCATGGCCGACGGCACCTCCAATATGTTCATTACCGGACCGGACGTGATTCGCTCCGTTACGGGCGAGGACGTTGGCTTCGAAGAACTCGGTGGAGCACGCACTCACAACGAACGTTCCGGTGTGGCGCACTACATGGGCACCGACGAGGATGACGCAATCGACTACGTGCGCTCTTTGATCTCCTACCTGCCCCAAAATAACCTCTCGGACCCACCCTCGTTTGCCCCCGAGACGGACTTAGAGATCACCGAGATTGACCAGGCTCTAGACACCCTGATCCCGGATTCAGATAACCAGCCGTATGACATGGCGACGGTCATTGAATCCGTTGTCGATGACGGAGTGTTCCTCGAGGTATCTCCTCTGTACGCCAAGAATGTACTCATTGGGTTTGGGCACATTGAGGGCCAGTCCGTGGGCATTGTGGCCAACCAGCCCATGTCAATGGCGGGCACCCTCGACATTAACGCGGCTGAAAAGGCCGCCCGTTTTGTGCGCACCTGCGACGCGTTCAACATTCCGATCGTGACTCTGGTTGATGTCCCTGGCTTCCTCCCGGGAACCGACCAGGAGTGGAACGGCATTATTCGCCGCGGCGCCAAGCTCATCTTTGCGTACGCGGAGGCCACGGTTCCGCTGGTCACCCTGATTACTCGCAAGGCCTACGGCGGCGCGTACATTGTCATGGGTTCCAAGCAACTTGGCGCTGACATTAACCTTGCGTGGCCAACCGCGCAGATCGCGGTCATGGGCGCCGGCGGCGCCGTGAACATTTTGCAACGCAACGCTTTGAAGACGGTTGCCGATGCCGGTGGAGACGTCGAGGCCGAGCGCGCCAAGCTCACGGCCGAGTACGAGGAAGCCATTGTGAACCCGTGGGACGCTGCCCAGCGCGGCTACGTCGACGCGGTGATTGCGCCGCATGAGACCCGCGCCCAGATCACCCGGGCGCTACGGGCTCTGCGGACCAAGCGGGCCTCCTTGCCGGCCAAAAAACACGGCAACATCCCGCTGTAG
- a CDS encoding biotin--[acetyl-CoA-carboxylase] ligase, producing MTNQSERPTMVAIDLDNELLQALLVAPHGPLAQLTVLDSVESTNTFLAQMFAATDGQLSLPAVVVARDQTGGKGRSGRQWVAPAGSALTTSLMSAAGPPLAVRSWLPLVAGLAVVTALRSTLGVTAVTKWPNDILVPTQEPDLPGWLHLRKLGGILVEAVDQETVIIGLGLNVSMNREQLPVVTATSLEIIGCQNQDRNMLLASFAAAYMQILATWREHDWDITDSGLLAELTVVSATIGAHVRAELTGGQNIVGTAVGFAGDGGLEVLDEDGETHIIRSGDVYHLRLH from the coding sequence ATGACAAACCAATCCGAACGGCCCACGATGGTTGCAATCGACTTGGATAACGAGTTACTTCAGGCACTCCTGGTCGCGCCGCACGGTCCGCTCGCCCAGTTGACCGTCCTGGATAGTGTCGAGTCAACCAATACATTTTTGGCGCAGATGTTTGCGGCGACCGATGGGCAGCTTTCGTTGCCCGCCGTAGTTGTTGCGCGGGATCAGACCGGCGGCAAGGGGCGCTCCGGGCGACAGTGGGTGGCCCCGGCGGGCAGCGCGCTGACAACGTCCTTAATGAGTGCTGCGGGGCCGCCACTGGCCGTGCGCTCATGGCTCCCGCTGGTTGCTGGGTTGGCGGTTGTGACCGCACTTCGCTCGACGCTGGGCGTAACTGCGGTCACCAAGTGGCCCAACGACATTTTGGTGCCAACCCAGGAGCCCGACCTGCCGGGCTGGTTACACCTGCGCAAGCTTGGAGGGATCCTAGTCGAGGCGGTGGATCAAGAGACGGTAATTATTGGACTGGGCCTAAACGTCTCAATGAACCGGGAGCAGCTGCCGGTTGTGACGGCCACTTCGCTTGAGATCATTGGCTGCCAGAATCAGGACCGGAACATGTTGCTTGCTTCGTTTGCGGCCGCATACATGCAGATCCTGGCTACCTGGCGAGAACATGACTGGGACATCACCGATAGCGGTTTGTTAGCCGAACTCACCGTGGTCAGTGCCACCATCGGAGCCCATGTGCGAGCAGAGTTGACCGGTGGGCAAAATATTGTCGGAACAGCAGTTGGGTTCGCCGGTGATGGTGGCCTTGAGGTACTTGACGAGGATGGCGAGACACATATAATTCGTAGCGGTGATGTCTATCACCTTCGACTACACTAG
- a CDS encoding adenylate/guanylate cyclase domain-containing protein encodes MSENNLVPTGSQDESGSGFNAHGDAQDPQRLDLARRLDESLLGGPAIYDVDQLEAVTGVTQERIRQFWQVLGLPLSDTDTAIFTEQDADMVRNFYAFADAEGLDDRTVKSLVRSVGHTTERLALWQAEALVEHMLFSHRLDDASARLQVLARISDLAPLFEQQLLHSWRRQTAALAGRWSVEFSGVRTADETGQGLLPLPRAVGFADIVSFTSQTAKMRSSELSDFVSEFETAARDVITEAGGRVVKTIGDAVLYIADDVYTGAKVALGLSQAGRDDQENLPQVRVSLVWGRVLSRFGDVFGSSVNLAARLSDEAEPGSVLLDPATAALLAGDHRFALTAQTEREIQGLGTIAPVRLQRAYTPGTI; translated from the coding sequence ATGTCCGAAAATAACCTTGTGCCCACCGGCTCCCAGGATGAATCAGGAAGCGGGTTTAACGCCCACGGTGATGCCCAAGACCCCCAGCGACTTGATCTAGCTCGTCGCCTAGATGAGTCGTTGCTAGGTGGTCCAGCGATCTATGACGTGGACCAACTTGAAGCGGTAACCGGGGTGACGCAGGAACGGATCAGGCAGTTTTGGCAGGTTCTGGGGCTTCCGCTCTCGGACACGGACACCGCTATTTTTACCGAGCAAGACGCGGACATGGTGCGCAACTTTTACGCGTTTGCCGATGCCGAGGGCCTCGATGATCGGACGGTCAAGTCGCTTGTCCGCTCGGTTGGCCATACTACCGAGCGGTTGGCACTGTGGCAGGCGGAGGCGCTTGTTGAGCACATGCTGTTCTCGCACAGACTTGACGATGCCAGTGCACGGTTGCAGGTCTTGGCCCGGATTTCGGATCTGGCGCCATTGTTTGAGCAGCAGTTGTTGCACTCTTGGCGGCGGCAGACGGCAGCACTTGCTGGCCGCTGGTCGGTTGAGTTCTCCGGGGTACGCACCGCGGATGAAACAGGCCAAGGCTTGTTGCCACTTCCGCGTGCGGTTGGGTTTGCGGATATTGTTTCATTCACTTCACAGACTGCAAAGATGCGGTCTTCGGAGTTATCGGATTTCGTTTCTGAGTTTGAAACGGCCGCCCGCGACGTCATTACCGAGGCCGGAGGGCGCGTGGTGAAGACCATCGGAGACGCCGTGTTATACATTGCCGATGACGTATATACGGGGGCAAAGGTAGCTCTTGGCCTCTCCCAAGCCGGGCGTGATGACCAAGAAAACCTGCCGCAGGTCCGCGTATCGCTGGTCTGGGGGCGAGTACTGTCGCGATTTGGTGATGTATTTGGTAGCTCGGTCAACCTAGCGGCGCGGCTCTCGGATGAGGCTGAGCCAGGCTCGGTCCTATTGGACCCGGCTACCGCAGCCTTGCTCGCAGGCGACCATCGGTTTGCCCTGACGGCACAAACCGAGCGCGAGATCCAAGGATTAGGGACCATCGCCCCGGTTCGTCTGCAGCGCGCCTACACGCCGGGCACAATCTAA
- a CDS encoding SOS response-associated peptidase, producing the protein MCGRYASFRQAQDLADAFARAGYFQDVLFQAEALALPASYNIAPTTNISIVVDRPTTAQQAESLVTVAGEIPHLAEPQIVRQVQVARWGLVPSWAKDPSVGVRMINARQETLAQKPSFKAAFNQRRCIVVADGYYEWQAPTSPGGRKTPFFISPADGGLFAFAGLYEFWRPAPDPEQSGDRPWLVTATIITAAASGALGEVHDRRPVFLTPDHFDRWLDPQLTGAQVQDLLLVEPVATTQVAVSTAVNSVANNDPSLIIPDQTTYPTQGALL; encoded by the coding sequence ATGTGTGGCAGATACGCTTCTTTCCGGCAGGCGCAAGACCTTGCCGATGCCTTTGCGCGGGCAGGGTACTTCCAAGACGTCTTGTTTCAGGCTGAGGCACTGGCGCTTCCTGCTTCTTACAATATTGCGCCAACCACCAACATTTCGATTGTGGTGGACCGCCCCACAACCGCTCAGCAGGCCGAGTCACTGGTGACCGTAGCCGGGGAAATCCCGCACCTTGCGGAGCCCCAAATTGTGCGTCAGGTCCAGGTAGCGCGCTGGGGTTTGGTTCCCAGTTGGGCCAAAGACCCAAGCGTTGGGGTGCGCATGATCAACGCGCGCCAAGAAACTCTGGCACAGAAACCGTCCTTTAAGGCTGCTTTTAACCAGCGCCGTTGCATCGTTGTTGCCGATGGATACTACGAGTGGCAGGCACCAACCAGTCCCGGTGGCCGCAAGACCCCATTTTTCATTTCGCCAGCTGACGGCGGCCTCTTTGCCTTTGCCGGGTTGTATGAGTTTTGGCGGCCCGCCCCGGATCCCGAACAGTCCGGGGACCGGCCGTGGCTGGTCACCGCAACCATCATTACCGCGGCTGCCAGCGGCGCTTTAGGCGAGGTCCATGACCGGCGGCCGGTATTCTTGACGCCCGATCACTTTGATCGGTGGTTAGACCCGCAGTTGACGGGAGCCCAAGTACAGGACTTGTTACTTGTCGAACCGGTCGCCACGACCCAGGTAGCGGTTTCCACGGCGGTAAATTCGGTTGCCAATAATGATCCGTCCCTGATCATTCCAGATCAGACCACGTACCCCACCCAAGGTGCGCTTCTGTAA